The following proteins are encoded in a genomic region of Nicotiana sylvestris chromosome 4, ASM39365v2, whole genome shotgun sequence:
- the LOC104212476 gene encoding DIS3-like exonuclease 2 — translation MGEVVAETQNQTAVVVDSNNTPIKDKKKNRRSRRSKQISPPTASSSLTVCLGESNFKGDVPILDHEGSKELSLPRASNIAFTSLPTMHFNEHAAESESFPVQLTLSPGVGGQIYSGSCPDPIVYGDPPITSYPQRKYFAPHWPAEAVHKALERGHIFKALFRVNAHNRLEAYCKIDGVRADVLISGPAVQNRAVEGDIVAIEVDPPSLWTKMKGYTAGVENSALVDDGMLESDNSEFVRENCKGKNKVDADFESSRCGNCSSPLENAVCNRSGQSFGEVSNPEEKVPVENDCVNGHNLTVSKPSIVGCSSEMNDALHATERLSVTVNSFPSKRPTGRVVAILEGSPRRDTITGFLSVKKWMWSREGYKRDSKKNRHLSTALSCQYLMLTPNDPRFPKMMVPFKSLPDFILKRLEAGDVTLEMDLVAARIADWAEENYIPEAHVTDIFGRGGEVEPQLAATLFENAIDSSEFSQEALSCLPSIPWEIPKEELQSRRDIRNFCVFTIDPASATDLDDALSVERLSDGNFRVGVHIADVSYFVLPDSALDENARARSASVYLLQSKLPMLPPLLSENLGSLNPGVDKLTFSIFWDISLTGEVRQRWIGRTIIQSCCKLSYEHAQDIIDGLLDDPSSYKGERSWPVLHGLFKWSDVVTSVKNLYEISKILKKKRFEDGALSLESPKIVFLFDEEGIPYDSVLSGRKESNFLVEEFMLLANRTAAEVITRAYPSSALLRRHPEPNLRKLREFESFCSKHGLTLDTSSSGQFHNSLERIRQELTYDSVLLDILMSYASRPMQLAAYFCSGDVEDENDRGHYALAIPLYTHFTSPLRRYPDILVHRMLAAALEAEEAYLKLKLLQNPDGGEMTRERCLTNVCFDKDAIGSPEAQEALSAAASKHRVPCAKTIAGIASHCNERKLASRHVKDAIEKLYMWVLLKGKEVLFSQARVMGLGPRFMSLYIHKLATEQRIYYDEVEGLTVEWLEATSTLVLSPSTNKRFNRRGSSGKCRSLEEVALIVSPCELNQELDLCGLNNRGGSGVLEIRDASKSGLSCTAKVEPAVFPVTLRLLSTITVALHAIGGGNGPLDIGVRLFISSYFR, via the exons ATGGGTGAAGTGGTTGCGGAAACCCAAAATCAGACAGCTGTAGTAGTTGACAGTAATAATACTCCgattaaggataagaagaagaaCCGTCGATCTAGACGATCTAAGCAAATCTCTCCTCCTACAG CAAGTAGTTCGCTGACTGTCTGTCTTGGGGAATCGAATTTCAAGGGAGATGTTCCTATCTTGGATCATGAAGGATCTAAAGAGCTTTCATTGCCTAGAGCATCAAACATTGCTTTTACTTCGTTGCCTACGATGCATTTTAATGAACATGCAGCGGAGAGCGAAAGTTTCCCTGTGCAGCTAACATTATCACCCGGTGTTGGTGGACAAATATATTCAGGTTCATGCCCAGATCCCATTGTATACGGAGACCCGCCAATTACTTCTTACCCCCAGAGGAAATATTTTGCTCCACATTGGCCAGCAGAAGCTGTTCATAAAGCACTAGAG AGGGGTCATATCTTTAAAGCATTGTTTCGTGTCAACGCCCACAATAGACTTGAG GCCTATTGCAAAATTGATGGTGTGCGAGCGGATGTTCTTATTAGTGGGCCTGCAGTTCAAAACAGAGCC GTTGAAGGAGACATTGTTGCTATTGAAGTTGATCCTCCTTCTCTTTGGACTAAAATGAAAGGATATACAGCTGGTGTTGAGAATTCCGCTTTGGTAGATGATGGTATGTTGGAGTCTGACAATTCAGAATTTGTTAGAGAGAATTGCAAAGGGAAGAACAAGGTAGATGCAGATTTTGAGTCCAGTAGGTGCGGTAATTGCTCTAGCCCCTTAGAAAATGCAGTATGTAATAGAAGTGGGCAATCCTTTGGAGAAGTGTCAAATCCAGAAGAAAAAGTACCAGTTGAGAATGATTGTGTCAATGGACATAATTTGACTGTGTCGAAACCTTCCATAGTTGGGTGCTCTAGTGAAATGAATGATGCTTTGCATGCGACCGAGAGATTGTCCGTCACTGTGAATTCATTCCCATCTAAACGACCAACAGGAAGGGTTGTCGCTATCCTTGAGGGTTCACCTCGTCGGGACACTATCACTGGTTTTCTCAGCGTCAAGAAGTGGATGTGGAGTAGAGAAGGTTACAAAAGGGACTCGAAGAAGAATAGACATTTATCGACTGCCTTGAGCTGTCAGTATCTCATGTTAACGCCAAATGATCCTCGGTTTCCAAAAATGATGGTACCCTTTAAGAGCCTGCCAGactttattttgaaaagattGGAAGCTGGTGATGTGACATTGGAGATGGACCTAGTAGCTGCACGGATTGCAGACTGGGCAGAAGAGAACTATATTCCAGAAGCTCATGTCACTGACATATTTGGACGAGGTGGAGAAGTGGAGCCGCAGCTTGCTGCAACCTTATTTGAAAATGCAATTGATTCTTCAGAATTCTCTCAAGAGGCCTTATCATGCCTTCCAAGTATCCCTTGGGAAATACCTAAAGAGGAGCTTCAGAGTAGAAGAGACATCAGAAATTTCTGTGTTTTTACAATTGACCCTGCTTCTGCCACTGATCTTGATGATGCACTCTCTGTTGAAAGGTTGTCTGATGGTAATTTTAGAGTTGGGGTCCATATTGCTGATGTCTCATACTTTGTTCTACCGGACTCGGCTTTAGATGAAAATGCCCGAGCGAGGTCAGCGAGTGTGTATTTGTTGCAAAGTAAATTGCCCATGTTGCCACCGTTGCTCTCTGAGAATTTGGGTTCGCTTAATCCTGGGGTGGACAAACTTACGTTTTCTATTTTTTGGGACATCAGTCTTACTGGGGAAGTTAGACAGCGCTGGATTGGCCGCACTATAATTCAATCTTGTTGCAAGCTCTCTTATGAGCATGCTCAGGATATTATTGATGGATTGCTTGATGATCCAAGTTCTTATAAAGGAGAACGTTCTTGGCCAGTGTTACATGGCCTTTTTAAATGGTCTGATGTTGTTACATCTGTGAAGAACCTTTATGAAATCTCTAAAATCTTGAAGAAAAAAAGGTTTGAGGATGGTGCTTTATCACTCGAAAGCCCCAAAATAGTTTTCTTATTTGATGAAGAAGGGATACCTTATGATAGTGTGCTCAGTGGAAGGAAGGAGTCGAACTTCCTTGTTGAGGAGTTTATGCTTTTGGCTAACAGGACAGCTGCTGAAGTTATAACTAGAGCTTACCCTTCTAGTGCACTGCTGCGAAGGCACCCTGAACCCAACCTACGTAAGCTCAGAGAGTTCGAGTCCTTCTGCTCTAAACACGGTCTGACATTGGACACATCTTCCTCTGGCCAGTTCCATAATTCATTGGAGCGCATTAGACAAGAGCTCACATACGATTCTGTGTTATTGGATATTCTTATGTCTTACGCCTCAAGACCCATGCAGTTGGCAGCTTACTTCTGCAGTGGAGACGTAGAAGATGAAAATGATCGGGGTCATTATGCCCTTGCTATTCCTTTATATACGCACTTTACTTCTCCGCTCAGGCGCTATCCGGATATTCTGGTGCATCGGATGCTTGCTGCAGCTCTAGAAGCTGAAGAGGCATATCTGAAGCTCAAACTGTTGCAAAATCCAGATGGGGGAGAAATGACACGCGAAAGATGTTTGACCAATGTATGCTTTGATAAAGATGCAATTGGATCACCTGAAGCTCAAGAAGCATTATCTGCAGCAGCTTCAAAACATAGGGTTCCATGTGCAAAAACTATTGCTGGTATTGCTTCCCATTGCAATGAAAGAAAGTTGGCTAGCAGGCACGTGAAAGATGCTATTGAGAAACTCTACATGTGGGTACTTCTAAAAGGAAAGGAG GTATTGTTCTCACAAGCAAGAGTGATGGGTTTGGGACCACGATTCATGTCCTTGTACATACACAAGCTAGCC ACTGAACAGCGCATATACTATGATGAAGTTGAGGGACTGACTGTGGAGTGGCTTGAGGCTACTTCGACATTGGTACTTAGTCCGTCTACGAATAAGCGCTTTAACAGGAGGGGTAGTTCAGGGAAGTGCAGGTCACTTGAAGAAGTAGCACTCATTGTGAGCCCATGCGAGTTGAACCAAGAATTGGATTTATGTGGACTGAATAATAGGGGAGGGAGTGGTGTATTAGAGATTAGAGATGCTTCAAAATCTGGTCTCTCTTGTACAGCAAAGGTTGAACCTGCTGTTTTCCCTGTGACTCTACGGCTTCTTTCAACAATCACTGTTGCTCTTCATGCTATTGGAGGAGGGAATGGGCCGCTTGATATTGGGGTAAGACTGTTTATTAGTTCATATTTCAGGTAA